In Priestia megaterium NBRC 15308 = ATCC 14581, the following proteins share a genomic window:
- a CDS encoding Nif3-like dinuclear metal center hexameric protein, which produces MSKIPNGFQVIEAFESFSPKHLAVEGDKIGLQIGTLNKPVKKVMVTLDVLETVVDEAIEKQVDLIIAHHPPIFRPLKQVVTDRPEGRILEKCIKHDIAVYAAHTNLDIAKGGVNDLLAEALGLQETKVLVPTTSIQLKKLAVFVPSNHAEAVRTAICDAGAGHVGLYSDCTFSTEGEGTFKPSSEANPYIGLKGELERVNETKVETIFEAGQQNKIIRAMLSAHPYEEVAYDIYPVEQTGETLGLGRIGKLKEEMTLKQFAAHVKQALDVDGVRVVGSMDAAVKKVAVLGGDGNKYITNAKFSGADAYVTGDLYFHVAHDAMAMGLNVVDPGHHVEKVMRQGVTRALNSLFDAKNFECEVFDSKVDTNPFTFM; this is translated from the coding sequence ATGAGTAAAATCCCTAACGGATTTCAAGTAATTGAAGCATTTGAATCATTTTCTCCCAAGCATTTAGCGGTTGAAGGAGATAAAATTGGTTTACAGATTGGAACGTTAAACAAGCCTGTAAAAAAAGTAATGGTAACGTTAGATGTTCTTGAAACGGTCGTAGACGAAGCGATTGAAAAACAAGTGGATTTGATTATTGCTCATCATCCTCCTATTTTTAGACCTCTAAAACAAGTGGTTACAGATCGTCCTGAAGGGCGTATTTTAGAGAAATGCATCAAACATGATATTGCTGTATATGCTGCTCATACAAACTTAGATATAGCTAAAGGCGGAGTAAATGACTTGTTGGCCGAAGCATTGGGGCTACAAGAGACAAAAGTGCTGGTTCCAACAACGTCTATTCAGCTGAAAAAGCTTGCTGTATTTGTTCCTTCAAATCATGCTGAAGCAGTGCGCACAGCTATTTGTGATGCGGGAGCTGGACATGTGGGTCTTTACAGCGACTGTACGTTTTCAACTGAAGGGGAAGGCACGTTTAAACCTTCTTCAGAAGCCAATCCATACATTGGCTTGAAAGGAGAGTTAGAACGTGTAAATGAAACAAAAGTTGAAACTATTTTTGAAGCGGGTCAGCAAAATAAAATTATTCGTGCCATGCTCAGTGCTCATCCTTACGAAGAAGTAGCCTATGACATTTATCCAGTGGAACAAACGGGCGAGACGCTTGGACTTGGACGAATTGGTAAGTTAAAAGAAGAGATGACGCTAAAACAGTTTGCCGCTCATGTTAAACAAGCATTGGACGTGGATGGTGTTAGAGTAGTAGGGTCTATGGATGCCGCGGTGAAAAAAGTAGCTGTTCTTGGCGGAGATGGAAACAAATATATTACAAACGCAAAATTTAGCGGAGCAGATGCCTATGTAACAGGGGATTTGTATTTCCACGTGGCGCATGATGCAATGGCAATGGGATTAAACGTTGTAGATCCTGGTCATCATGTTGAAAAAGTCATGAGACAAGGTGTAACGCGTGCATTAAACAGTCTTTTTGATGCGAAAAACTTTGAGTGTGAAGTATTTGATTCAAAAGTAGACACAAACCCATTTACGTTTATGTAA
- a CDS encoding tRNA (adenine(22)-N(1))-methyltransferase, whose product MNELNLSTRLEEVVKSIPLGAKIADIGSDHAYLPCFAYLNGYISGAVAGEITEGPLQSAIQQVEKTSLTDVIDVRKGNGLEVISPNEVDCITICGMGGTLITMILEEGKAKLEGVKRLVLQPNIGSHHIRSWLIEHNWEIIDEKIIEEDGRMYEVIVAEPGNALAPYNGEVEAGVLMGPILKEKRSFAFMTKWTHELNHLKQIVGQMEQAQSEESKAKLQKLTQDISLIEEALK is encoded by the coding sequence ATGAATGAATTAAACTTATCAACAAGACTTGAAGAAGTAGTAAAGTCGATTCCTTTGGGAGCAAAGATAGCAGACATTGGCTCAGATCATGCATACTTGCCGTGTTTTGCTTATTTAAATGGATATATTAGCGGTGCCGTAGCAGGAGAAATTACAGAAGGGCCTCTTCAATCTGCTATTCAGCAGGTGGAAAAAACAAGCTTAACGGACGTTATTGACGTTCGAAAAGGAAACGGCCTAGAAGTAATATCACCGAATGAAGTAGACTGTATTACAATCTGCGGAATGGGCGGAACGCTTATTACGATGATTTTAGAAGAAGGAAAAGCAAAGTTAGAAGGAGTAAAAAGGCTTGTACTTCAGCCGAATATTGGTTCACATCATATTCGCAGCTGGCTGATTGAACACAACTGGGAAATCATTGATGAAAAAATCATCGAAGAAGACGGTCGTATGTATGAAGTCATCGTCGCTGAACCTGGAAACGCCTTAGCTCCTTATAACGGTGAAGTGGAAGCCGGTGTGTTAATGGGCCCTATTTTAAAAGAAAAGCGCTCTTTTGCTTTTATGACAAAGTGGACGCATGAACTAAATCACCTTAAACAAATTGTCGGCCAAATGGAGCAGGCTCAGTCCGAGGAAAGTAAAGCAAAACTTCAAAAACTTACCCAAGACATCTCATTAATTGAGGAGGCGTTAAAATGA
- the cccA gene encoding cytochrome c550, whose product MKRNPLIPFLLIAVIGIALMLTLSFNGLNNAKEIAAEKEGGGAEQQASAKPEEIYQKTCIGCHGDQYQGGVGPSLKGIGKKVSQDEIAHIVVNGKGNMPPGLVPPEKAKEMAKWVSEIK is encoded by the coding sequence GTGAAGCGAAATCCGCTAATACCATTTTTATTAATTGCGGTAATTGGGATTGCTTTAATGTTAACGCTTTCGTTCAACGGATTGAATAATGCAAAAGAAATCGCGGCTGAAAAAGAAGGCGGTGGCGCGGAACAGCAGGCTTCAGCTAAACCAGAAGAAATTTATCAAAAAACTTGTATTGGTTGTCACGGTGATCAGTATCAAGGTGGAGTAGGTCCCTCGTTAAAAGGAATTGGGAAAAAAGTTTCTCAAGACGAAATTGCACATATTGTTGTAAACGGTAAAGGAAACATGCCGCCTGGGCTGGTTCCTCCGGAAAAAGCGAAGGAAATGGCTAAATGGGTATCAGAAATTAAATAG
- a CDS encoding acyl-CoA dehydrogenase family protein: MNFELTNEQKMIQRTLREFSEAEVAPNALERDRSKQFPLDVFKKLGELGVMGLPFPEEYGGGGADTVSFAIVVEELSKACGSTGITYSAHVSLGGAPIYLFGTKEQKEQYLPALCSGESFGAFGLTEPNAGSDAGGTETEAVLKDGTFRINGSKCYITNASYAKFLALTAVTNRTEGKKEISAIIVPTEARGFTVIDNYEKMGLHASNTTELVLEDVEVPEENLLGVRGEGFKQFLMTLDGGRIGIGAMAVGIAQAAYEKALSYAQERKQFGKAISSFQAIQFKLADMAMKIELARNMVYKAAWLKDQGKPFTKEAAMCKLYASEICMEVASQAVQIHGGYGYMKEYHVERYLRDAKLLEIGEGTSEIQRSVIARQIGC, encoded by the coding sequence ATGAATTTTGAATTAACCAATGAACAAAAGATGATTCAACGGACGCTGAGAGAGTTTTCAGAGGCGGAAGTAGCACCGAATGCATTAGAGCGCGATCGAAGTAAGCAATTTCCGCTTGATGTTTTTAAAAAGTTAGGTGAGCTTGGGGTAATGGGTCTTCCTTTTCCTGAAGAGTATGGAGGCGGAGGAGCAGATACGGTTAGTTTTGCTATCGTCGTAGAGGAATTAAGTAAAGCTTGTGGCTCTACAGGAATTACATACTCAGCTCATGTATCGCTCGGGGGCGCACCTATTTATTTATTCGGAACAAAGGAGCAAAAAGAACAGTACCTACCTGCTTTATGCTCTGGGGAATCTTTTGGAGCGTTTGGTTTAACCGAACCGAACGCAGGAAGTGACGCGGGTGGAACAGAGACAGAAGCAGTGTTGAAGGATGGAACATTTAGGATTAATGGAAGTAAATGCTATATTACGAATGCCAGCTATGCAAAGTTTTTAGCTTTAACAGCTGTTACAAATCGTACAGAAGGTAAAAAAGAAATTTCAGCTATTATCGTGCCTACAGAAGCTCGAGGTTTTACTGTAATAGACAATTACGAGAAAATGGGCCTACATGCTTCAAATACAACTGAACTCGTTTTAGAGGATGTTGAAGTGCCTGAAGAGAATTTACTCGGTGTAAGAGGAGAAGGCTTTAAACAATTTCTAATGACGCTTGACGGGGGAAGAATTGGAATTGGCGCAATGGCCGTTGGAATCGCTCAAGCGGCTTATGAAAAAGCACTGTCATATGCGCAGGAAAGAAAGCAATTTGGAAAAGCTATTTCATCGTTTCAAGCGATTCAGTTTAAATTAGCTGATATGGCGATGAAAATTGAGTTAGCAAGAAATATGGTGTATAAAGCAGCGTGGTTAAAAGACCAAGGAAAGCCATTTACGAAAGAAGCTGCTATGTGTAAACTGTATGCTTCTGAAATTTGTATGGAAGTAGCCAGTCAAGCTGTTCAAATTCATGGAGGATATGGCTACATGAAAGAGTATCACGTGGAGCGGTATTTACGAGATGCCAAGCTTTTAGAAATTGGAGAAGGAACTTCAGAAATTCAGCGCTCGGTTATTGCAAGGCAAATTGGCTGTTAA
- the rpoD gene encoding RNA polymerase sigma factor RpoD — protein MAEKSAQSKQLDSDLTIEQVKDQLTEIGKKRGVLTYEEIAERMANFEIESDQMDEYYEYLGEQGVEVMSESEANDDDADPDIQELSKEEEFDLNDLSVPPGVKINDPVRMYLKEIGRVDLLSAEEEINLAKRIEEGDEEAKRRLAEANLRLVVSIAKRYVGRGMLFLDLIQEGNMGLIKAVEKFDYRKGYKFSTYATWWIRQAITRAIADQARTIRIPVHMVETINKLIRVQRQLLQDLGREPSPEEIAEDMDLTPEKVREILKIAQEPVSLETPIGEEDDSHLGDFIEDQDATSPSEHAAYELLKEQLEDVLDTLTDREENVLRLRFGLDDGRTRTLEEVGKVFGVTRERIRQIEAKALRKLRHPSRSKRLKDFLE, from the coding sequence ATGGCTGAAAAATCAGCTCAATCAAAACAACTTGATTCAGATTTAACAATTGAACAAGTAAAAGATCAATTGACCGAAATCGGAAAAAAACGTGGTGTGCTCACATACGAAGAAATTGCAGAGCGTATGGCGAACTTCGAAATTGAATCCGATCAAATGGATGAATATTATGAATACCTTGGAGAACAAGGTGTTGAAGTAATGAGTGAATCTGAAGCAAATGATGACGATGCCGATCCCGATATTCAAGAACTGTCAAAAGAAGAAGAGTTTGATTTAAATGATTTAAGTGTACCTCCTGGTGTGAAAATTAATGATCCAGTTCGTATGTACTTAAAAGAAATCGGACGCGTTGACCTATTGTCGGCAGAGGAAGAAATCAATTTAGCAAAACGTATTGAAGAAGGCGATGAAGAAGCGAAACGTCGTCTTGCTGAAGCAAACTTACGTCTTGTTGTAAGTATCGCTAAACGCTATGTCGGGCGCGGTATGCTGTTTCTTGATTTAATTCAAGAAGGAAACATGGGTCTTATTAAAGCGGTAGAAAAATTTGATTATCGCAAAGGTTATAAATTCAGTACGTATGCGACATGGTGGATTCGTCAAGCTATTACTCGTGCAATTGCTGACCAAGCAAGAACGATTCGTATTCCCGTTCATATGGTTGAAACGATTAACAAGCTAATTCGTGTTCAACGTCAGCTTCTACAAGATTTAGGTCGCGAACCATCTCCTGAAGAAATTGCAGAAGATATGGACTTAACACCTGAAAAGGTTCGTGAAATCTTAAAAATTGCTCAAGAACCGGTTTCCCTTGAAACACCAATTGGTGAGGAAGATGATTCGCATTTAGGTGACTTCATTGAAGACCAGGATGCAACATCACCTTCTGAACATGCTGCATATGAATTATTAAAAGAGCAGTTAGAAGACGTCCTTGATACGTTAACAGATCGCGAAGAAAATGTTCTTAGACTCCGCTTTGGTCTGGACGATGGACGTACGCGTACGCTTGAAGAAGTAGGAAAAGTATTTGGCGTAACGCGTGAGCGTATTCGTCAAATTGAAGCTAAAGCGCTTCGTAAGCTTCGTCACCCTAGCCGAAGCAAACGTTTAAAAGATTTCTTAGAATAG
- the dnaG gene encoding DNA primase: MANRIPDEVIDRIRHSVDIVDVISDYVQLKKQGRNYFGLCPFHGESTPSFSVSPDKQIYHCFGCGAGGNSFSFIMELEGLSFTEAAQQLAEKGDIPFEHEIHPHEEDNQKPSNKMIEAHELLKKFYHHLLVNTKEGQDAYDYLINRGFSREIIDEFEIGFALDSWEFVSKFLTKRGFNPQEMEHAGLIIKRNQDETYFDRFRDRIMFPIADLQGKTIAFSGRLLKEIKGQPKYLNSPETSIFNKSRTLYNFHRAKKHIRKNQQVILFEGFADVISAVKAGCPNAIATMGTALTEEQAKIIRRNVESVIICYDADSAGIEAAHKATTILTNVGCTVKIAVMPDGYDPDDYIKEYGAEKFQNDVINSSLTIMAFQMRYLRRKRNLQNESERMQYIEDVLKEISLLTKAVERDHYLRQLAQEFSISLDALKEQQYQVYRTEKKKKDNDSPNRNNINRQPVVKRSLLPAYQNAERFLIAHMLKDKDVAFRIQDRLQGQFNVEEHRALVLYLYAYYEEGHEPNPSGFIERLPESSLSSLASELAMMSINDELSEQALNDYIQTILIYPQRVAIEKKEAEKQEAERQKDYLKAATIAMEILQLKKTLK, encoded by the coding sequence ATGGCAAATCGAATTCCTGATGAAGTAATCGACCGTATTCGGCATTCAGTAGATATTGTCGACGTCATAAGCGATTATGTACAACTAAAAAAACAAGGGCGCAATTATTTTGGACTCTGTCCGTTTCATGGGGAAAGCACACCGTCTTTTTCAGTATCGCCTGATAAACAAATTTATCATTGCTTTGGATGTGGTGCAGGGGGGAATTCATTTTCATTCATAATGGAATTAGAAGGACTGTCCTTCACAGAAGCAGCTCAGCAGCTTGCTGAAAAAGGAGATATTCCTTTCGAACATGAGATACATCCTCATGAAGAAGATAATCAAAAGCCTAGCAATAAAATGATTGAAGCACACGAGCTTTTAAAGAAATTTTACCATCATTTATTGGTAAATACAAAAGAAGGCCAAGATGCTTATGATTATTTAATAAATCGAGGGTTTTCACGAGAAATTATCGATGAATTTGAGATAGGTTTTGCTTTAGATTCGTGGGAATTTGTAAGTAAGTTCTTAACAAAACGTGGGTTTAATCCGCAAGAGATGGAACATGCAGGTTTAATCATTAAACGCAACCAAGATGAAACGTACTTTGATCGTTTTCGTGATCGAATTATGTTTCCTATTGCTGACTTGCAAGGCAAAACAATTGCATTTTCAGGTCGCCTGCTAAAAGAGATAAAAGGGCAGCCTAAATATTTAAACAGTCCCGAAACTTCTATTTTTAACAAAAGTCGCACACTCTACAACTTTCACCGCGCTAAAAAACATATACGCAAAAATCAGCAGGTTATTTTATTTGAAGGATTTGCAGATGTTATTTCGGCTGTTAAAGCTGGGTGCCCGAACGCAATTGCAACAATGGGAACTGCCTTAACAGAAGAACAAGCCAAGATTATTCGCCGAAATGTAGAGTCCGTTATCATTTGCTATGATGCAGATTCTGCCGGAATTGAAGCAGCGCACAAAGCAACTACTATCTTAACAAATGTAGGTTGTACCGTTAAGATTGCTGTGATGCCGGATGGTTATGACCCGGATGATTATATTAAAGAATACGGGGCAGAGAAGTTTCAAAATGATGTTATTAATAGCAGCTTGACCATTATGGCATTTCAAATGAGGTATCTCCGCCGAAAACGAAATCTACAAAATGAATCTGAACGTATGCAATACATTGAAGACGTTTTGAAAGAAATAAGCCTCCTTACGAAAGCTGTAGAGCGAGATCATTATTTACGCCAATTGGCACAAGAGTTTTCCATTTCATTAGATGCGCTTAAAGAACAGCAGTATCAAGTGTATCGAACTGAAAAAAAGAAAAAGGATAATGATTCTCCAAATCGAAATAATATAAATAGACAACCAGTCGTAAAGAGAAGCTTATTACCGGCTTATCAAAATGCAGAACGTTTTTTGATCGCTCATATGTTGAAAGATAAGGATGTAGCATTTAGAATTCAAGACCGACTTCAAGGTCAGTTCAATGTTGAGGAACATCGTGCGCTTGTTCTATATTTGTATGCTTATTACGAGGAAGGACACGAGCCTAATCCGAGCGGATTTATCGAACGGTTGCCCGAGTCTTCGTTGTCTAGTCTAGCTTCAGAATTGGCGATGATGTCAATCAATGATGAATTGTCGGAGCAAGCTTTAAATGATTATATCCAAACGATATTGATTTACCCACAAAGGGTAGCGATAGAAAAAAAAGAAGCAGAAAAGCAAGAAGCAGAGCGTCAAAAAGATTATTTAAAAGCTGCGACAATAGCAATGGAAATTTTACAGTTAAAAAAAACGTTAAAATAA
- a CDS encoding YaiI/YqxD family protein → MVELTHTYDIDLVFVASYAHMQTNPTPGKWVYVDAEKEAADLYILNHAVKQDIVVTQDTGLASMLVSRGVYALSPRGKYYNDDEMNTVLFFRYVSAKERRSGRHTKGPKAFSEEDRQHFIQAFEKMLSKLAGI, encoded by the coding sequence ATCGTTGAACTTACACATACATATGACATCGATCTTGTGTTTGTTGCTTCCTATGCTCACATGCAAACAAATCCTACACCAGGAAAATGGGTCTATGTGGATGCAGAAAAGGAAGCCGCAGATTTATATATTTTAAATCACGCAGTCAAGCAGGATATTGTGGTAACTCAAGATACTGGCTTAGCAAGCATGTTAGTAAGTCGAGGGGTTTACGCACTGTCTCCTCGTGGAAAGTACTATAATGACGACGAAATGAATACGGTGCTTTTCTTTCGTTATGTTTCTGCAAAAGAGCGACGGTCAGGCCGTCATACTAAAGGCCCAAAGGCATTTAGTGAAGAAGATCGCCAGCATTTCATTCAAGCTTTTGAAAAAATGTTGTCGAAACTTGCAGGAATTTAG
- a CDS encoding pyruvate, water dikinase regulatory protein, producing MNNPCLYVISDSVGETAELVVKAASSQFNMTDFVIKRVPYVEDIATLSEVVSVAKMNNAIIGFTLVKPEMREFLIQEASKNGVEVFDIIGPLIDKIQSSYQLSPRYEPGMARKLDEDYFKKVEAIEFAVKYDDGRDPRGILRADIVLIGVSRTSKTPLSQFLAHKRLKVANVPIVPEVDPPEELFHVSPEKCIGLTISPEKLNDIRKERLKSLGLNDKAIYANIGRIKEELEFFQGIVDKIGCEVVDVSNRAVEETAGIILNTIKKK from the coding sequence ATGAACAACCCATGTCTTTATGTCATTTCGGATTCTGTAGGTGAGACAGCTGAACTAGTTGTAAAGGCTGCATCAAGTCAGTTCAATATGACGGACTTTGTAATTAAAAGAGTGCCTTACGTAGAGGACATCGCAACACTTTCAGAAGTGGTTTCAGTAGCGAAGATGAACAATGCTATTATTGGCTTTACGCTAGTAAAGCCCGAAATGAGAGAATTTTTAATTCAAGAAGCGTCCAAGAACGGGGTAGAGGTATTTGATATTATTGGACCTTTAATTGATAAAATTCAATCTTCTTATCAACTTTCTCCTCGCTATGAGCCTGGAATGGCTAGAAAATTAGACGAAGATTATTTTAAGAAAGTAGAAGCAATTGAATTTGCAGTGAAATATGATGATGGTCGTGACCCGAGAGGCATTCTTAGAGCGGATATTGTATTAATCGGTGTATCAAGAACATCTAAAACACCTCTTTCTCAATTTTTAGCACACAAGCGTTTGAAAGTAGCCAATGTTCCGATTGTACCTGAGGTAGATCCACCAGAAGAGCTGTTTCACGTATCACCTGAGAAATGTATAGGACTTACTATTAGTCCTGAAAAGTTAAACGATATTCGTAAAGAACGTTTAAAGTCTCTTGGGCTAAACGATAAAGCAATTTATGCTAATATTGGTCGTATTAAAGAAGAACTTGAATTTTTCCAAGGGATTGTAGATAAGATTGGCTGTGAAGTGGTGGACGTATCTAACAGAGCCGTAGAAGAAACAGCTGGTATCATTCTTAATACCATCAAAAAGAAATAA
- a CDS encoding helix-turn-helix transcriptional regulator, which yields MSTIELNKRQEQILQIVKDEGPITGEHIADQLSLTRATLRPDLAILTMAGYLEARPRVGYFYTGKTGAQLLTDKIKKIQVQEYQSIPVVVNENVSVYDAICTMFLEDVGTLFVVDEKSQLVGVLSRKDLLRASIGKQELTSIPVHIIMTRMPNITYCYREDLLIDIAKILIEKQIDAMPVIKEGDGNFEVVGRITKTNITKLLVALANDEVL from the coding sequence GTGAGTACAATCGAACTGAACAAACGACAAGAACAAATTTTGCAAATTGTCAAAGACGAAGGCCCTATTACAGGCGAGCATATTGCAGATCAGCTTAGCCTTACGCGGGCAACACTAAGACCGGACTTGGCTATTTTAACAATGGCTGGTTATTTAGAAGCGCGACCGCGCGTAGGTTACTTTTACACAGGTAAAACAGGAGCACAGCTTCTTACAGATAAAATAAAAAAAATACAGGTGCAAGAATATCAGTCTATCCCGGTGGTTGTGAACGAAAATGTGTCAGTATATGATGCTATTTGTACAATGTTTCTAGAAGACGTGGGGACCCTTTTTGTAGTGGATGAGAAATCCCAGCTAGTGGGAGTACTGTCGCGTAAAGATTTATTGCGCGCGAGTATCGGAAAGCAAGAGCTCACATCTATTCCTGTTCATATTATTATGACGAGAATGCCCAACATTACATATTGCTATCGCGAAGATTTGTTAATTGATATTGCTAAGATCTTAATTGAAAAACAGATTGATGCTATGCCCGTTATTAAAGAGGGAGACGGCAATTTTGAAGTGGTGGGACGCATTACCAAAACAAATATTACAAAATTACTAGTAGCATTAGCAAATGATGAAGTATTATAA
- the recO gene encoding DNA repair protein RecO has protein sequence MFKKCEGIVIRTNDYGESNKIVTIYSRELGKVGLMARGAKKPSSRLASVTQLFTYGYFFIQAGSGMGTLHQGEVISSMRSIREDIFTTAYASYILELTDKATENNKPNPFLFELLHQTIHYMNEEYDAEILTFIYEMKMLNVLGLHPTLNECAVCHRGEGTFHFSIREGGFICHRCLEKDPYHLKISPMTVKLLRLFYYIDLKRLGSISVKPETKKQLKFVIDQYYEEYSGLFLKTKRFLNQMESLKQSLSDEK, from the coding sequence TTGTTTAAAAAGTGTGAAGGAATTGTCATTCGAACGAATGATTACGGTGAATCAAATAAAATTGTCACCATTTATTCACGTGAACTCGGAAAAGTGGGTCTCATGGCAAGAGGGGCAAAAAAGCCCAGTAGTCGCTTAGCTTCCGTCACACAATTATTTACGTATGGATACTTTTTTATACAAGCAGGTTCAGGAATGGGCACTCTCCATCAAGGAGAAGTTATCTCATCTATGAGAAGCATACGCGAAGATATCTTCACAACAGCGTATGCTTCTTATATTCTTGAATTAACGGATAAAGCTACTGAGAACAATAAACCAAATCCATTTCTATTTGAACTGCTGCACCAAACCATTCATTATATGAACGAAGAGTATGATGCAGAGATCTTAACATTTATTTATGAAATGAAAATGTTAAACGTTCTAGGTCTTCATCCTACATTAAATGAATGTGCAGTCTGCCATCGAGGTGAAGGAACATTTCATTTTTCCATTCGAGAAGGCGGGTTTATTTGTCATCGGTGCTTAGAAAAAGATCCTTATCATTTGAAAATTAGTCCGATGACGGTTAAACTATTAAGGCTATTTTATTACATTGATTTAAAGCGATTAGGTTCTATTTCTGTTAAGCCCGAAACAAAAAAACAATTAAAGTTCGTAATTGATCAATATTACGAAGAATATTCAGGATTGTTTTTAAAAACAAAGCGGTTTTTGAATCAGATGGAGTCTTTAAAACAATCGCTGTCTGATGAGAAATAG
- a CDS encoding YqzL family protein: MLNFTWNIFSQTGSIDTYLIFKELENEVKERPETYEDNSESLNSPLS; this comes from the coding sequence ATGTTGAATTTTACTTGGAACATTTTTTCACAAACAGGTAGCATTGATACTTATCTCATTTTTAAGGAACTTGAAAATGAAGTGAAAGAAAGACCCGAAACATATGAGGACAACAGCGAAAGTCTCAATTCTCCCTTGTCTTAG
- the era gene encoding GTPase Era: MSNNEFKSGFVSIIGRPNVGKSTFLNRVIGQKIAIMSDKPQTTRNKIQGVYTEDQAQIVFIDTPGIHKPKHKLGDFMMKVAQNTLKEVDLILFMINATEGLGRGDEFIIERLKDTKTPVFLVINKIDEIHPDELFSIITNYKDLYPFAEIVPISALQGNNVGRLLDQIKQRLPEGPQYYPADQVTDHPERFIITELIREKVLHATREEIPHSIAVVMDSMQRRDNGAVYVGATIIVERDSQKGIVIGKQGKMLKEVGRKARADIEALLGSKVFLELWVKVQKDWRNRASHLRDFGFREDEY, from the coding sequence ATGAGTAATAATGAATTTAAGTCAGGTTTTGTTTCAATTATTGGAAGACCAAACGTAGGGAAATCAACTTTTTTGAACCGAGTAATTGGTCAAAAGATTGCGATTATGAGTGACAAACCGCAAACAACTAGAAATAAAATTCAGGGTGTGTACACGGAAGATCAGGCGCAGATTGTGTTTATTGATACACCAGGAATTCATAAACCAAAGCATAAATTAGGCGACTTTATGATGAAGGTAGCGCAAAATACGCTTAAAGAAGTAGATTTAATTTTATTTATGATTAACGCAACAGAAGGCTTAGGTCGAGGCGATGAATTTATTATCGAGCGTTTAAAGGACACAAAAACGCCTGTTTTCCTTGTGATTAATAAAATTGATGAAATTCACCCAGACGAATTGTTTTCAATTATCACGAATTATAAAGACTTATATCCTTTTGCTGAAATTGTGCCAATTTCAGCTTTACAAGGAAATAACGTGGGGCGTTTGCTTGATCAAATTAAGCAGCGATTGCCGGAAGGTCCGCAATATTATCCGGCAGATCAAGTAACTGATCACCCAGAGCGCTTTATTATTACGGAATTAATTCGTGAAAAAGTACTGCATGCAACGAGGGAAGAAATACCTCATTCTATTGCCGTTGTGATGGATTCTATGCAAAGACGAGATAATGGTGCTGTTTACGTGGGCGCTACAATTATCGTCGAAAGAGATTCACAAAAAGGCATCGTAATTGGAAAGCAAGGAAAGATGTTAAAAGAGGTAGGAAGAAAAGCAAGAGCAGACATTGAAGCCCTCTTAGGTTCAAAAGTATTTTTAGAACTATGGGTAAAAGTTCAAAAAGATTGGCGAAATCGAGCGTCGCATCTCCGTGACTTTGGATTTAGAGAAGACGAATATTAA
- a CDS encoding cytidine deaminase, producing the protein MDKTGLIDEAKKAREMAYVPYSKFKVGAALLTKDGKVYRGCNIENAAYSMCNCAERTALFKAYSEGDKEYAALAVVADTDRPVSPCGACRQVISELCPKEMKVILTNLKNDIQELTVEELLPGAFSSEDLHE; encoded by the coding sequence ATGGATAAGACCGGACTGATTGATGAAGCGAAAAAAGCTCGTGAAATGGCTTATGTACCTTATTCAAAATTTAAAGTTGGTGCAGCTTTATTGACGAAAGATGGAAAGGTTTATCGCGGCTGCAATATTGAAAATGCAGCTTATAGCATGTGCAATTGTGCTGAGCGTACGGCTTTATTTAAAGCCTATTCAGAAGGAGATAAAGAGTATGCAGCACTTGCTGTAGTAGCTGATACTGATCGTCCTGTTTCTCCGTGTGGAGCATGCAGACAAGTAATCTCTGAGCTTTGTCCAAAAGAAATGAAAGTTATATTAACTAATTTAAAAAATGACATACAAGAATTAACTGTGGAAGAATTACTTCCAGGAGCATTTTCATCGGAGGATTTACATGAGTAA